A single window of Aspergillus flavus chromosome 4, complete sequence DNA harbors:
- a CDS encoding TRAF-like signal transducer, translating into MNIDEFLAMEPSSDLDEIVDLRSLDYVTRYDDHLMCAICHCPYIRPVRLQCDHVFCQKCLNTAITTFATGRDEFKCPTCRAPARGVYLNVPRFLVNMCDDIRVKCPFEVEGCKEIVPRGHIQSHVDKYCGYRLLDCPNVFCTKKTRKKDLSAEGKCMHELHKCSRCDEEVMEQDYQEHVQELCPSLKTTCPDCETTVFRKALREHIDACPEAIHSCAASKYGCPIKVKRAELVVHEQNCPLITMGPYFEAQNARLDSMELTIRHLQQRNEIFEDGLASIRSTLVESSRVMSARNLDIPAEANSQTRPSNSSDATNEQYDNSNASSNATTYLLALHESLREEVGQLSHAITDLDARASMAIMNECLRLKEDMAHTNAAVSSIRMQVQWLMNPRIHQGQRTGVRTNSSNNGNETRSAQLGSSASGPSNATAPSPGFLRPRRLSDSGREGTKL; encoded by the exons ATGAATATCGACGAGTTTCTTGCGATGGAGCCGAGCAGCGACCTGGACGAGATTGTCGACCTCCGCTCTTTGGATTATGTCACCCGGTATGACGATCATCTCATGTGTGCGATATGCCACTGTCCATATATACGTCCAGTGAGATTGCAATGCGACCATGTGTTCTGTCAGAAATGTCTGAACACAGCGATCACTACCTTTGCCACCGGTCGAGACGAGTTCAAATGCCCTACCTGCCGTGCGCCAGCGAGAGGGGTCTACCTTAACGTCCCTCGATTCTTAGTCAATATGTGCGATGATATACGGGTGAAGTGCCCTTTTGAGGTGGAAGGTTGCAAGGAGATCGTCCCAAGAGGCCATATTCAGTCTCATGTCGACAAATATTGCGGCTATAGACTTCTGGATTGTCCAAATGTCTTCTGCACGAAGAAGACTCGGAAGAAGGACCTGAGTGCAGAGGGCAAATGCATGCATGAGCTTCATAAATGCTCACGCTGCGATGAGGAGGTCATGGAACAAGATTACCAG GAGCATGTTCAGGAACTATGCCCGAGCTTGAAAACTACATGTCCTGACTGTGAGACTACGGTATTCCGCAAGGCTTTGAGAGAACACATAGATGCATGTCCAGAGGCGATCCATAGCTGCGCAGCGTCTAAGTACGGGTGTCCCATCAAAGTTAAACGAGCGGAGCTAGTAGTGCATGAGCAGAATTGCCCGTTGATAACTATGGGGCCTTATTTTGAAGCTCAGAATGCACGACTTGATTCTATGGAGCTGACTAttcgtcatcttcaacaGCGCAATGAAATCTTCGAGGATGGACTTGCGAGCATTCGGTCTACTCTTGTCGAATCGTCTCGTGTTATGTCTGCACGGAACCTGGACATACCGGCCGAGGCTAATAGTCAGACAAGGCCGTCGAACTCATCTGACGCGACAAATGAACAATATGACAATTCCAACGCCTCGTCTAATGCGACTACCTACCTTCTTGCGCTCCATGAGtctcttcgagaagaagttgggcAGTTATCACATGCAATCACGGATCTAGATGCTCGCGCTAGCATGGCAATCATGAACGAATGCCTTCGATTAAAGGAGGATATGGCCCATACGAACGCGGCTGTCAGCAGCATTCGAATGCAGGTGCAATGGCTCATGAACCCTCGCATCCACCAGGGCCAACGGACAGGGGTTCGtaccaacagcagcaataaCGGCAATGAAACACGATCCGCGCAACTAGGCTCCTCGGCGTCAGGACCAAGCAATGCCACTGCGCCATCGCCGGGCTTTCTGCGGCCCCGAAGACTCAGCGACAGCGGACGCGAAGGGACCAAACTTTGA
- a CDS encoding mitochondrial carrier domain-containing protein has translation MAPGESKDERDERVAKLWQSLGARKDGRLDLNGLKKGLKKIDHPLKNADSMLQNVLKAVDTNGDGYIDYSEFRTFVDHTEQGLWQLFQTIDRNHNGVIDKNELKAAFSNADVTVSSAKLDAFFADVDTNSDGVISYPEWRDFLLFLPAYSNLRAVLSYYTATGNLNPEGDVHINDLQGLGTDHSFPKRYILAIKNLLYNILPVHVLAALIPAAYAEVGGALNFGVALENDSVLLDGDSELEWLPVPRTVAMWMSFRYYERKLTENTPQLGYFIAGGIAGAVSRTATAPLDRLKVYLIAQTGAKSAAVCAAKDGAPLRAAGNASKSLADAVKELWRAGGIRSLFAGNGLNVLKVMPESAIKFGAYESAKRAFARLEGHNDPKQLAPTSQFLSGGCGGMVAQCFVYPLDTLKFRMQCETVEGGLKGNKLIAATARKVLNKHGILGFFRGLPLGLVGMFPYAAIDLTTFEYLKRGLLARKARLHHCHEDDVPLNNFTTGAIGAISGGFSASVVYPLNVLRTRLQAQGTILHPATYNSIGDVARKTIQTEGFRGLYKGITPNLMKVAPAVSISYVVYENSKRMLGLR, from the exons ATGGCACCCGGCGAATCCAAAGATGAACGTGACGAACGAGTCGCGAAACTCTGGCAGAGCTTAGGTGCCCGGAAGGACGGCCGTCTCGATCTCAATGGTTTAAAAAAGGGGCTGAAAAAGATTGATCACC CCCTCAAAAATGCGGATAGCATGCTTCAGAATGTCTTGAAAGCGGTTGACACCAATGGTGACGGGTATATTGATTACTCCG AATTCCGGACCTTTGTCGATCATACCGAGCAAGGACTATGGCAGCTTTTCCAGACCATCGATCGTAATCACAATGGAGTAATCGACAAGAACGAACTCAAAGCCGCATTTTCCAACGCCGACGTGACGGTCTCCAGCGCTAAACTGGACGCATTCTTTGCGGACGTGGACACGAACAGCGACGGTGTCATTTCTTATCCGGAGTGGAG ggatttccttctcttcctgccTGCCTACTCCAACTTGCGCGCTGTCCTGTCATATTACACGGCCACGGGAAATCTAAACCCGGAAGGAGATGTCCACATCAATGATCTACAGGGTTTAGGTACAGACCACTCGTTTCCTAAGCGTTATATCTTGGCCATAAAGAACCTTTTGTACAATATTCTCCCAGTTCACGTATTGGCAGCCCTCATCCCGGCAGCCTATGCGGAAGTTGGTGGGGCACTCAACTTTGGGGTCGCGCTTGAGAATGATTCTGTACTCTTAGACGGTGACTCCGAATTGGAGTGGCTGCCCGTACCCAGGACTGTCGCCATGTGGATGTCCTTCCGATATTATGAACGAAAGTTGACAGAGAACACTCCTCAATTAGGTTATTTCATTGCCGGCGGGATTGCAGGTGCCGTATCAAGGACAGCAACGGCACCTCTAGATAGACTTAAAGTCTATCTTATTGCCCAGACCGGTGCGAAATCGGCAGCTGTCTGTGCGGCGAAGGATGGTGCTCCGCTGCGGGCGGCAGGGAATGCATCTAAATCCCTTGCCGATGCTGTCAAGGAATTGTGGCGTGCTGGAGGCATACGAAGCTTATTTGCAG GTAATGGGTTGAATGTGTTGAAGGTCATGCCTGAATCAGCCATCAAATTTGGCGCATATGAG TCTGCTAAACGCGCATTCGCTCGTCTTGAAGGTCATAATGACCCTAAACAGCTTGCACCAACGTCGCAATTTTTGTCTGGAGGGTGCGGTGGAATGGTTGCCCA ATGTTTTGTCTATCCCCTTGACACTTTGAAATT TCGGATGCAATGTGAGACTGTGGAAGGTGGTCTGAAAGGTAACAAACTCATCGCAGCTACTGCCCGGAAGGTTCTGAATAAGCATGGTATACTCGGCTTCTTTCGTGGCTTGCCTCTTGGCCTTGTTGGCATGTTTCCATATGCCGCTATTGACTTGACGACTTTTGAGTACCTAAAGCGCGGATTACTAGCACGGAAAGCTCGCCTCCATCACTGCCATGAGGATGATGTCCCACTGAACAATTTCACCACGGGAGCCATCGGCGCGATAAGCGGAGGATTCAGCGCTTCCGTTGTTTATCCACTGAACGTCCTCCGCACACGGCTACAGGCCCAGGGCACTATTCTCCACCCCGCAACCTATAATAGCATTGGCGACGTCGCTCGCAAAACCATTCAGACCGAAGGTTTCCGCGGCCTCTACAAAGGAATCACTCCGAACCTTATGAAGGTTGCTCCTGCCGTATCCATAAGCTACGTCGTGTATGAAAACTCGAAACGAATGCTTGGTCTGAGGTAA
- a CDS encoding putative SNARE complex subunit: MPNPSQLFLLADHIKLSLLERQRAISLDLEPNSQDGEISRSLESLHDGIEDVERDLSQLEQTNDDGAAELKDQLFHLKSQYQDLSSQFSGHSTSAGASGSSPSPEFANVKSSPDLKQPVPQHPPSKSVRFMNSATEEADLERQNLFQPYRDSPSPTGVDQSDLSNEQIYDRHNEIMRDQDEQLDRLGESIGRQHQLSIQIGDELEGHVALLDGMDGDIDRHQHRLDGARKRLDKIRRSAGDNWSLMTIVGLIIILVILIVILK; this comes from the coding sequence ATGCCGAACCCATCGCagctctttctccttgcAGACCATATCAAACTCTCTCTCTTAGAACGACAACGAGCGATCTCATTGGATTTGGAACCCAACAGCCAAGACGGAGAGATCTCTCGCTCTTTGGAATCGTTGCACGACGGCATCGAGGATGTGGAGAGAGACCTCTCTCAGTTGGAGCAGACCAACGATGATGGCGCCGCCGAGCTGAAAGATCAGCTATTCCATCTGAAATCGCAGTATCAAGATTTGTCGTCTCAGTTCAGCGGACACAGCACCTCAGCCGGCGCCAGCGGCTCCTCTCCATCGCCTGAATTCGCCAATGTCAAATCGTCTCCTGACCTCAAACAACCAGTCCCGCAGCACCCTCCTTCAAAGTCAGTTCGGTTTATGAACTCGGCTACTGAAGAAGCCGATCTCGAGCGACAAAACCTTTTCCAGCCATACCGCGACTCACCTTCCCCTACTGGCGTAGACCAATCTGACCTGTCGAATGAACAAATATATGATCGACACAATGAGATCATGCGCGACCAGGACGAACAGCTAGATCGTCTGGGCGAATCCATCGGGCGGCAACATCAACTCAGTATTCAGATAGGGGATGAGCTAGAAGGCCACGTCGCGTTGTTAGACGGTATGGATGGTGATATTGACAGACATCAGCATCGGCTAGACGGGGCTAGAAAACGACTGGACAAGATCCGGAGAAGCGCGGGTGACAATTGGAGCCTGATGACGATCGTCGGTTTGATCATTATCCTGGTCATTCTCATTGTCATTTTGAAATAA
- a CDS encoding putative poly(A)+ RNA transport protein (ubiquitin-activating enzyme E1 1), whose translation MTDVEMNVDNPQETVEKIKQGEIDESLYSRQLYVLGHEAMKRMGTSNVLVVGLKGLGVEIAKNIALAGVKSLTLYDPAPVAISDLSSQFFLQSQDVGKPRAEVTAPKVAELNSYVPVTVHEGGNLVDNLEQLKRYQAVVLTLTPLKDQLAIADFCHKNGIYLTIADTFGLFGYLFNDFGKNFTIGDATGEELVSGIVAGIDEDGLVSALDESRHGLEDGDYVTFTEVKGMDGLNNSAPRKVTVKGPYTFHIGDVSGLGTYQSGGIFTQVKMPKFVDYQPLEEQLKKPELMISDFAKFDRPQQLHIGVQALHKFAECHDGQLPRPHNESDAQEVLKISNDLASNQEDKVELDEKLIKELSYQARGDLSPLAAFFGGVTAQEVLKAVSGKFSPVKQWLYLDSLESLPASTTRSEESCKPLGTRYDGQIAVFGKEFQEKIANTTQFLVGAGAIGCETLKNWAMMGLGTGPKGKIYVTDMDQIEKSNLNRQFLFRSKDVGKLKSECASAAVQAMNPELEGKIVALRDRVGQDTEHIFNEEFWEGLDGVTNALDNVDARTYVDRRCVFFRKPLLESGTLGTKGNTQVILPHITESYSSSQDPPEKSFPMCTLKSFPNRIEHTIAWARDLFQTYFVGPPEAVNMYLSQPNYIEQTLKQAGNEKQTLEQLHDFLVANKPLTFDDCIAWARHQFEGQYNNAIQQLLYNFPRDSKTSSGQPFWSGPKRAPTPLKFDSSNPTHLGFIVAGANLHAFNYGIKNPGADKEYYRKVVDNMIIPEFTPKSGVKIQADENEADPNAGNAGSSFDDNAEIQRLVDSLPSPKSLAGFRLNPVEFEKDDDTNHHIDFITAASNLRADNYEIPQADRHKTKFIAGKIIPAIATTTALVTGLVALEFYKIIDGKDDIEQYKNGFVNLALPFFGFSEPIPSPKGKYQGKEGEVTIDQLWDRFEVDDIPLQDFLKHFSDKGLEISMVSSGVSLLYASFYPPSKVKDRLPLTMSKLVEHISKKPVPEHQKNIIFEVTAEDTTEEDVEIPYVMVKLRK comes from the exons atGACG GACGTCGAAATGAACGTCGATAACCCACAGGAAACTGTGGAGAAGATTAAGCAGGGGGAGATTGATGAATCTCTGTACAGTCGACAGCT GTATGTGCTTGGACATGAGGCTATGAAGCGCATGGGCACTTCGAATGTTCTTGTTGTCGGACTGAAGGGGCTTGGTGTTGAGATCG CCAAGAACATTGCTCTCGCCGGTGTGAAGTCTCTCACTTTGTACGATCCTGCGCCCGTTGCTATCTCAGACCTTTCCTCCCAGTTCTTCCTTCAATCCCAAGATGTCGGCAAGCCGCGTGCCGAAGTGACGGCCCCTAAGGTCGCCGAACTCAACTCATATGTTCCCGTCACGGTCCACGAAGGTGGTAACCTCGTAGATAACCTGGAGCAACTGAAACGCTACCAGGCAGTGGTCCTTACCCTCACACCCCTGAAGGATCAACTTGCTATTGCGGACTTCTGCCACAAGAACGGCATCTACCTCACCATTGCCGACACCTTCGGTCTTTTCGGTTACCTCTTTAACGACTTTGGAAAGAACTTCACCATCGGTGATGCTACAGGTGAAGAGCTTGTGAGTGGCATTGTGGCCGGCATTGATGAGGATGGTCTAGTGTCCGCTCTTGACGAGAGCCGACACGGTTTAGAAGATGGAGACTATGTGACATTCACCGAGGTAAAGGGCATGGATGGCCTGAATAACTCCGCCCCTCGCAAGGTTACTGTTAAGGGCCCTTACACGTTTCATATTGGTGATGTCTCTGGCCTTGGGACGTACCAGTCTGGCGGTATCTTTACACAGGTCAAGATGCCCAAGTTTGTCGACTACCAACCCTTGGAGGAGCAGCTCAAGAAGCCTGAGCTTATGATTTCGGACTTTGCCAAGTTCGACCGGCCGCAACAGCTACACATCGGTGTCCAGGCGCTTCACAAGTTTGCCGAGTGCCATGATGGCCAGCTTCCTCGCCCTCACAATGAGAGTGATGCCCAGGAGGTCCTCAAGATCTCTAACGACCTCGCCTCGAACCAGGAAGACAAGGTCGAGTTGGACGAGAAGCTCATTAAGGAGCTTAGTTACCAAGCACGCGGTGATCTCAGCCCCTTGGCCGCGTTCTTTGGTGGTGTTACAGCACAGGAGGTCCTTAAAGCTGTCTCGGGAAAGTTCAGCCCTGTTAAGCAATGGCTTTACCTAGACTCTCTCGAGTCGCTTCCGGCTTCTACTACCCGGTCTGAAGAGAGCTGCAAACCCCTTGGAACCCGGTATGATGGTCAGATTGCTGTCTTTGGTAAAGAGttccaggagaagatcgCCAACACTACCCAATTTCTTGTTGGCGCAGGTGCAATTGGATGTGAGACCCTCAAGAACTGGGCCATGATGGGTTTGGGAACCGGTCCTAAGGGAAAAATTTATGTTACCGATATGGACCAGATCGAGAAGAGCAACCTCAACCGTCAGTTCCTATTCCGCAGTAAGGATGTTGGCAAGCTTAAGAGTGAGTGTGCCTCGGCTGCCGTTCAGGCCATGAACCCCGAGCTAGAGGGCAAGATTGTCGCATTGCGTGACCGTGTCGGGCAAGACACTGAGCACATCTTCAACGAGGAATTCTGGGAAGGATTGGATGGGGTTACCAACGCGCTGGACAATGTCGATGCCAGAACTTACGTTGATCGCCGTTGTGTCTTCTTCCGTAAGCCTCTCCTCGAGAGTGGCACTCTTGGCACCAAGGGCAACACCCAAGTTATCCTTCCACATATTACCGAGTCCTACTCCAGCTCCCAGGATCCTCCCGAGAAGTCCTTCCCCATGTGTACTCTGAAGAGTTTTCCCAACCGGATTGAGCACACTATTGCCTGGGCCAGGGATCTTTTCCAGACCTACTTTGTTGGCCCTCCCGAGGCTGTCAACATGTATCTGTCACAGCCAAACTACATTGAGCAGACGCTCAAACAGGCTGGCAATGAGAAGCAGACTTTGGAGCAACTGCACGATTTCTTGGTGGCCAACAAGCCACTGACTTTTGACGATTGCATTGCCTGGGCTCGCCATCAGTTTGAAGGTCAGTACAACAATGCAATTCAGCAGTTACTGTACAACTTCCCTCGAGATTCCAAGACCTCTTCTGGACAGCCTTTCTGGTCCGGCCCCAAGCGTGCTCCAACACCTTTGAAGTTCGATAGCTCAAACCCCACGCACCTCGGGTTCATCGTTGCCGGCGCGAACCTCCACGCTTTCAACTATGGAATCAAGAACCCCGGAGCAGACAAGGAATACTACCGCAAGGTCGTCGACAATATGATTATCCCTGAATTCACGCCCAAGTCTGGCGTGAAGATCCAGgcagatgagaatgaggCCGACCCGAACGCTGGAAACGCTGGCTCATCTTTCGATGATAACGCGGAGATCCAGCGCCTTGTCGACTCGCTGCCATCGCCGAAGTCACTTGCTGGATTCCGCTTGAACCCAGTTGAGTTCgagaaggatgatgatacCAACCATCATATTGACTTCATTACGGCGGCCAGCAACCTCCGAGCCGACAACTACGAAATCCCCCAGGCTGACCGCCATAAGACTAAATTCATAGCTGGCAAGATCATTCCTGCTATCGCGACGACCACCGCGCTGGTTACTGGACTCGTTGCCCTAGAGTTCTACAAGATTATCGACGGCAAGGATGACATTGAACAGTACAAGAACGGCTTTGTGAATCTTGCACTTCCGTTCTTCGGTTTCAGTGAACCCATTCCTAGCCCCAAGGGCAAATACCAGGGCAAGGAGGGTGAAGTGACCATTGATCAGCTTTGGGATCGCTTCGAGGTGGACGATATTCCTCTGCAGGACTTCCTCAAGCACTTCTCTGACAAGGGTTTGGAAATCAGCATGGTCAGCTCGGGAGTGAGCTTGCTGTATGCCAGTTTCTATCCTCCCTCGAAGGTGAAGGACCGTCTCCCATTGAC GATGAGCAAGTTGGTGGAGCATATCAGCAAGAAGCCCGTTCCGGAACATCAAAAGAATATCATCTTTGAAGTTACGGCTGAGGATACAACGGAGGAGGATGTCGAGATCCCTTATGTGATGGTGAAGCTGAGGAAGTAA
- a CDS encoding RNA polymerase II holoenzyme cyclin-like subunit (C-type cyclin, putative), which translates to MAANYWASTQRRHWLFTKERLADIRESFRERDKAAHSQFPLPDQRLLNIYFSQQLIKLGKRMSTRQQALATAQVYIKRFYTKNEIRHTNPYLVVTTAFYLACKMEECPQHIRFVVAEARNFWPEFIAPDVSKLGECEFALISEMNSQLIVHHPYRTLSELQPELSLTSDEVALAWSVINDHYLTDLPLLYPPHVIAVMAIIVAVVFKPSQTSFHGTAAPLAGAMRDGGMNILAALGDKNGAGPPPRIQKLVGWLAESEVDIRAVIECTQELVSLYEIWENYSEKHCKELLGRMVKSKNLDK; encoded by the exons ATGGCTGCCAATTATTGGGCGTCGACTCAACGTCGACATTGGTTGTTTacgaaagaaagattggcaGACATTCGGGAGTCCtttagagagagagataaggCCGCGCATTCGCAGTTTCCTCTGCCGGATCAGAGGCTGCTAAACATCTACTTTAGCCAAC AACTCATAAAACTTGGGAAGAGGATGTCAACTAGACAACAAGCACTCGCTACGGCTCAAGTATACATCAAACGGTTTTATACTAAGAACGAGATAAGACATACCAACCCGTATCTGGTGGTCACCACTGCATTCTATCTCGCCTGTAAGATGGAAGAATGTCCTCAACATATCCGGTTTGTGGTCGCAGAGGCCCGAAACTTTTGGCCCG AATTCATTGCTCCGGACGTGTCAAAGCTAGGCGAATGCGAGTTCGCTTTGATATCCGAAATGAACTCACAGCTCATCGTTCATCATCCATATCGGACTTTATCCGAGCTCCAACCGGAGCTATCGCTTACATCAGATGAAGTAGCCCTGGCATGGTCCGTCATCAATGATCATTATCTTACCGATCTACCATTACTATACCCACCTCATGTGATTGCGGTCATGGCAATCATCGTTGCTGTTGTCTTTAAACCAAGCCAGACGAGCTTCCATGGGACTGCCGCCCCACTGGCCGGAGCGATGCGAGATGGAGGGATGAATATCCTCGCAGCTTTGGGAGATAAGAATGGCGCTGGTCCGCCTCCCCGAATTCAGAAACTTGTCGGCTGGCTTGCCGAGAGTGAGGTTGATATTCGAGCTGTTATTGAATGCACCCAGGAGCTGGTGTCTCTGTATGAGATCTGGGAGAATTATAGCGAAAAGCACTGTAAGGAACTACTCGGCCGAATGGTGAAGAGCAAGAATCTGGACAAGTGA
- a CDS encoding uncharacterized protein (domain of unknown function-domain containing protein) encodes MSASIFFQQQQHAHHGAAAHMQPSNNHHGGRSRRGPKMAAQNAQRQFRGVKSMRELAEAPAVTAFRARFEAGRSFDLDDDLEFCPSLLTEDDLHSIHSAGSDRSSLSSGSPDSSPLQHQIQPVQQVTPSISLSPASSNSYVHSGVTGNLNHVNFQQPSAVRTRKVIPIVNPHTGMTLTSPPTSISPASMQNVQRRW; translated from the exons ATGTCGgcatcaatcttcttccagcaacagcagcatgCTCACCACGGTGCCGCTGCCCACATGCAACCTTCGAATAACCACCACGGCGGACGCTCTCGGCGAGGACCTAAGATGGCCGCTCAAAACGCCCAGCGCCAGTTCCGGGGTGTAAAAAGCATGAGGGAGCTCGCTGAAGCTCCCGCGGTGACTGCCTTCCGCGCGAGGTTCGAGGCTGGACGGTCTTTCGACTTGGACGACGACTTGGAGTTCTGCCCCAGTCTCCTGACCGAGGACGAT CTTCACTCAATTCATTCCGCTGGCTCAGATCGGTCGTCTCTTTCCAGTGGCTCACCCGATTCGTCCCCTCTCCAGCATCAAATTCAGCCTGTTCAGCAGGTGACACCGTCCATCTCTCTATCTCCCGCATCCAGCAACTCATACGTCCACTCCGGCGTTACCGGTAATCTTAATCACGTGAACTTCCAGCAACCATCTGCGGTCCGCACCCGCAAGGTTATCCCTATCGTCAACCCCCATACTGGCATGACCTTGACCAGCCCGCCTACGTCCATCTCTCCGGCCTCGATGCAGAATGTTCAGCGTCGCTGGTGA
- a CDS encoding glutathione S-transferase omega-like 2 (cell wall biogenesis protein/glutathione transferase, putative), with translation MSRIYSALRRTQQISQFITQPRIITSYRSSVSPIQLLPSSTRSMSTGNADKITDWVSRNDKSGEFKRQTSIFRNWISREAGAEFPPEKDRYHLYVSYACPWAHRTLITRKLKGLEDFITFTSVHWHLGEKGWRFVTSDEKLPGENTTPDPLHSDVTHLRDIYFANDPDYTGRFTVPVLYDKKTQRIVSNESAEIIRMLYYEFDDLLPANSSQKLLDLYPTSLRSEIDTSNEWIYNDVNNGVYKSGFATTQEAYQKNVTTLFSSLDKIEAHLQSNASPYFFGSALTEADIRLFTTIVRFDPVYVQHFKCNIRDIRSGYPAIHRWLRNLYWDIPAFRETTEFEHIKFHYTKSHTQINQFAITPVGPVPDILPKDEEVRAAAAVKK, from the exons ATGTCTCGTATTTATTCTGCACTGCGTCGAACCCAACAGATCTCGCAATTTATCACCCAACCCAGAATCATCACATCCTACAGAAGCTCCGTCAGCCCCATACAGCTCCTCCCCTCTTCAACGCGCAGTATGTCG ACCGGTAATGCCGATAAGATCACCGACTGGGTCAGTCGCAATGACAAATCGGGCGAGTTCAAACGCCAGACTTCCATCTTCCGCAATTGGATCTCCAGAGAAGCCGGCGCGGAATTCCCCCCAGAAAAGGACCGTTATCATCTCTATGTCTCCTATGCTTGTCCATGGG CACATCGCACACTGATCACCCGGAAGCTCAAGGGTCTGGAAGATTTTATCACCTTCACATCTGTGCACTGGCACTTGGGCGAGAAAG GCTGGCGCTTCGTGACCTCAGATGAAAAGCTCCCCGGAGAAAACACCACCCCAGACCCATTACACTCTGATGTCACCCACCTCCGGGACATCTACTTCGCCAACGACCCAGACTACACAGGCCGATTCACTGTCCCAGTGCTATACGACAAAAAGACACAACGTATCGTAAGCAACGAG AGCGCCGAGATAATCCGCATGCTTTACTACGAATTCGACGACCTCCTCCCCGCGAACTCTTCCCAAAAGCTTCTCGACCTCTACCCAACCAGCCTCCGTAGCGAAATAGACACTTCAAATGAGTGGATCTACAACGATGTCAACAACGGTGTCTACAAGTCCGGCTTCGCAACCACACAAGAAGCCTACCAGAAGAACGTGACAAcgctcttctcctccctcgaCAAGATCGAAGCCCACCTTCAGAGCAATGCCTCGCCGTACTTCTTCGGTTCAGCGCTCACCGAAGCGGATATCAGGCTTTTTACGACCATCGTGCGGTTTGACCCTGTGTATGTGCAGCATTTCAAGTGCAATATCCGTGATATCAGGTCCGGGTATCCCGCTATTCATCGCTGGTTGAGGAATTTGTATTGGGACATTCCGGCGTTCCGGGAGACGACGGAGTTCGAGCATATCAAGTTCCATTATACGAAGAGTCATACGCAGATTAATCAGTTCGCGATTACCCCTGTTGGGCCGGTGCCGGATATCTTGCCaaaggatgaagaggttagggctgctgctgctgtgaaGAAATAG